A stretch of bacterium DNA encodes these proteins:
- a CDS encoding response regulator transcription factor has product MKKPSPKRIMVIDDHPVVLRGLAAFLDEAEDLRVCAQAEDAASALAALNDAKPHLVLTDLFLNGVLAYDLIESIHREHPKVAILVLSVQKEAHYAERALRAGAGGYIIKEEASQTILAAVRAVLAGETFLSSTVRDRMIHRVESVGEDRLRSYVCKLSNRELEIFRLLGEGSFPRKIAADLGANLRTIETYYARIKKKLHLRSGVELTRAAIQWRSQL; this is encoded by the coding sequence ATGAAAAAGCCTAGTCCAAAACGAATCATGGTGATCGACGACCATCCGGTCGTGCTTCGAGGCTTGGCCGCATTCCTCGACGAGGCCGAGGATCTCCGGGTCTGCGCTCAAGCCGAGGATGCCGCTTCCGCCCTCGCCGCCTTGAACGACGCCAAGCCCCACCTGGTCTTGACCGATCTCTTCCTCAATGGGGTTCTGGCCTACGATTTGATTGAATCCATCCACCGCGAGCATCCCAAAGTCGCCATCTTGGTTCTTTCCGTGCAGAAGGAGGCTCATTACGCCGAACGGGCCCTTCGCGCCGGAGCCGGCGGCTACATCATCAAGGAAGAAGCTTCTCAAACAATTCTCGCGGCGGTCCGCGCGGTCTTAGCCGGCGAGACTTTCCTTAGCTCGACCGTCCGAGACCGTATGATCCACCGGGTCGAATCGGTCGGAGAGGACCGGCTCCGGAGTTACGTCTGCAAGTTGAGCAATCGAGAGCTGGAAATTTTCCGGCTCCTCGGCGAGGGCTCCTTCCCGCGCAAAATCGCCGCCGACCTCGGCGCCAATCTCAGGACCATTGAGACTTATTACGCCCGGATCAAGAAGAAGCTACACCTCCGCAGCGGAGTCGAGCTGACCCGAGCCGCCATCCAATGGCGTTCCCAGC